A part of Larkinella insperata genomic DNA contains:
- a CDS encoding ankyrin repeat domain-containing protein, with translation MNKILTVVNWTVMGLLALFLILTFFNSKKGGDAAGQGQGTFWLILAAGALAVLLVVNLLPFRWGKYAGLAVILLPFFLIWFDDVFINLKKEFSYDQADYDGSRYFADPQRKAIARALSFDRMDELERLLREPVPLINDARNPEHWTLLDYAARSYSSYNTVYNKDWNITRRKLELLLEAGAKIENADPGRMATHAQCIDRCPAAMLQFFLDRGADPNTNGPYEMPLLFNVIHHAEEPLEKIQILLDHGVPLQQTSTFDVETEHYSPLLFAAHLGHWNICLLLIQKGADVRFKAPNGFTLTDYLKKQEDEYARYPQTPSPEFETVKSLMVQPNQ, from the coding sequence GTGAACAAGATTCTGACCGTTGTCAACTGGACCGTTATGGGCCTGCTGGCCCTGTTCCTGATCCTCACCTTTTTTAACTCGAAGAAGGGCGGGGACGCGGCCGGGCAAGGGCAGGGTACGTTCTGGCTTATTCTAGCTGCCGGGGCGCTGGCGGTGCTGCTGGTTGTTAATCTGTTACCGTTCCGTTGGGGGAAATACGCCGGGCTGGCGGTAATCCTGCTGCCTTTCTTTCTAATCTGGTTTGACGACGTTTTTATTAACCTCAAAAAAGAGTTCAGCTACGATCAGGCCGACTACGACGGTTCCCGGTACTTTGCCGATCCCCAGCGCAAAGCCATTGCCCGGGCTCTTTCTTTCGACCGAATGGACGAGCTGGAACGCCTGCTCCGCGAACCGGTCCCCCTGATCAACGACGCACGGAACCCGGAACATTGGACCTTGCTGGATTATGCGGCCCGGAGCTACAGTTCTTATAATACGGTGTATAACAAAGACTGGAACATTACCCGGCGCAAACTGGAGTTGCTTTTGGAAGCCGGTGCGAAAATTGAAAACGCGGATCCCGGACGGATGGCGACGCACGCCCAGTGCATTGACCGTTGTCCGGCCGCCATGCTCCAGTTTTTTCTCGACCGCGGAGCCGACCCCAACACCAATGGCCCGTATGAAATGCCGCTCCTGTTCAATGTTATCCACCACGCCGAAGAACCGCTCGAAAAGATCCAGATTCTACTCGACCACGGCGTTCCCCTCCAGCAAACCAGCACCTTCGATGTTGAAACTGAACACTATTCGCCCCTGCTCTTTGCGGCCCACCTCGGGCACTGGAACATCTGCCTGCTGCTTATTCAGAAAGGTGCCGACGTCCGTTTCAAAGCCCCCAACGGTTTTACGCTGACCGATTACCTGAAAAAACAGGAGGACGAATACGCCCGTTATCCGCAAACTCCGTCACCAGAATTTGA
- a CDS encoding RBBP9/YdeN family alpha/beta hydrolase, with the protein MNFTPRILILPGLGNSGEQHWQSIWERQYPDFSRINQQNWDNPVCRDWIEQIDRDVMAGDPSNVILVGHSLACTAIAYWAQTFQRTIRGALLVAPSDTEADTYPPGTTGFIPVPLLNLPFPSTVVTSTDDYYVTLSRATFFARSWGSKLVVLDAAGHINAGSGYGNWPEGLALLRELDTGTVS; encoded by the coding sequence ATGAATTTCACCCCCCGCATCCTGATCCTGCCCGGGCTGGGCAACTCGGGCGAACAACACTGGCAGAGCATCTGGGAACGACAATACCCTGACTTTTCGCGGATTAATCAGCAGAATTGGGACAATCCCGTCTGCCGGGACTGGATCGAGCAGATTGACAGAGACGTTATGGCGGGGGATCCTTCGAACGTCATTCTGGTGGGGCACAGTCTGGCCTGCACGGCCATTGCTTATTGGGCGCAAACGTTTCAGCGAACGATCAGAGGGGCCTTGTTGGTAGCTCCCAGCGATACGGAAGCGGATACGTATCCGCCGGGAACTACCGGTTTTATTCCGGTTCCACTCCTGAACTTGCCTTTTCCTTCCACTGTAGTGACGAGCACCGATGATTATTACGTTACCCTGTCGCGGGCCACGTTTTTCGCCCGGAGCTGGGGCAGCAAACTCGTTGTTCTGGATGCCGCCGGACACATCAACGCCGGTTCGGGGTACGGTAACTGGCCGGAAGGGCTGGCATTGCTCCGGGAATTGGATACCGGGACCGTATCCTAA
- a CDS encoding plasmid stabilization protein, with protein MARGDKSAYTDKQKRQAEHIEESYEDQGLPEEEAERRAWATVNKTSGGGKKSGSGRGHAENREPAQKGGKKGGAASASRSPEERSASAKKAAATRKRNAAKAAS; from the coding sequence ATGGCACGAGGAGACAAATCGGCTTATACGGACAAACAGAAACGACAAGCCGAACACATCGAGGAAAGTTACGAAGACCAGGGCCTACCTGAAGAAGAAGCCGAGCGCCGGGCCTGGGCCACCGTGAATAAAACTTCGGGCGGAGGCAAAAAGAGCGGATCGGGCCGGGGCCACGCCGAAAACCGGGAGCCAGCGCAGAAGGGCGGTAAAAAAGGCGGGGCGGCATCGGCCTCACGCAGCCCCGAAGAACGGTCGGCATCGGCGAAGAAGGCGGCTGCCACCCGGAAGAGAAACGCGGCCAAAGCGGCCAGTTAG
- a CDS encoding DUF4097 family beta strand repeat-containing protein, translating to MRKIALLIATALVCALDASAQEYKAKLPNSKDRKVTLEMDAGDYKFEGYDGDEVSIRASSGLEAPPERAKGLKPLYYSAVDNSGIGLAVTPENGGLKIEKATRKDIGYTIRIPRKVSLLVRQVNWRNGSVTISNMDGDLEVRTTNSPITLKNVTGPVVANTTNGEVNIVFTNLSQEKPTSITTISGAVDVTLPANAKTTMKLRSINGEMYTDFDLGLKSAKEGLSKVGGGNNVEGTTNGGGVEMQLNTISSNIYIRKQK from the coding sequence ATGAGAAAAATTGCCTTATTGATTGCCACCGCTTTGGTGTGCGCCCTCGACGCCAGCGCCCAGGAATACAAAGCCAAACTTCCCAATTCCAAAGACCGGAAAGTAACCCTGGAAATGGACGCCGGTGATTACAAATTTGAAGGATACGACGGCGATGAGGTCAGCATTCGGGCGTCATCGGGCCTGGAAGCGCCCCCGGAACGAGCCAAAGGACTAAAACCGCTGTATTATTCAGCGGTCGACAACTCGGGCATCGGGCTAGCCGTTACCCCCGAAAATGGCGGATTAAAAATTGAAAAAGCCACCCGCAAAGACATCGGTTATACCATCCGGATTCCGAGAAAAGTCTCCCTTCTCGTACGGCAGGTCAACTGGCGGAACGGTTCGGTAACCATCAGCAACATGGACGGTGATCTGGAAGTCCGCACAACGAACTCTCCCATTACCCTCAAAAACGTGACCGGACCGGTTGTGGCCAACACGACTAACGGCGAAGTAAACATCGTGTTCACGAACTTGAGTCAGGAAAAACCTACCTCCATCACGACCATTTCCGGGGCCGTAGACGTCACCCTGCCCGCCAACGCCAAAACTACGATGAAACTGCGGTCCATCAACGGCGAAATGTACACGGATTTTGATCTGGGTCTGAAAAGCGCCAAAGAAGGTTTGTCGAAAGTGGGCGGAGGCAACAATGTGGAAGGCACCACTAATGGCGGGGGCGTTGAAATGCAACTCAATACGATTAGCAGCAACATTTACATCCGGAAACAAAAATAA
- a CDS encoding HEAT repeat domain-containing protein, giving the protein MKPDIEKLLERYYAGESTLEEEKQLRTFFQSASVPAHLKKHAGLFRHFSQARQEEPSVKFAPPRSDRPAENRPTGRIRRLTTWGLRLAASVALLAGGFAGGLWYEREQKPGAAVETSSALAIKKTLDFDRMSQTSASERIQAVNESSELPEANQDITQLLINTLNFDDNVNVRLAACQALMRLPDEPGVREALIQSLKIQTDPYVQIMLIEALVSIQEKRAVNEMQRLARDRDLLEAVRQKAEEGMNRLNQSARPSAS; this is encoded by the coding sequence ATGAAGCCGGACATTGAGAAGCTACTGGAAAGATATTACGCCGGGGAGAGCACGCTGGAAGAAGAGAAGCAGTTGCGGACGTTTTTTCAAAGCGCATCGGTTCCCGCTCACCTGAAAAAACACGCCGGCCTGTTTCGGCACTTTTCCCAAGCCCGGCAGGAAGAACCGTCGGTGAAATTTGCCCCGCCCCGGTCGGATCGTCCGGCGGAAAACCGTCCCACCGGGCGGATACGCCGTCTGACCACGTGGGGGCTGCGGCTGGCGGCCAGCGTTGCCCTGCTGGCGGGCGGTTTTGCGGGCGGCTTGTGGTACGAACGCGAACAGAAACCGGGCGCAGCCGTGGAAACCTCGTCGGCGCTGGCCATTAAAAAAACGCTGGACTTTGATCGGATGAGTCAAACTTCGGCCAGCGAACGGATTCAGGCGGTCAATGAGTCGTCGGAACTGCCCGAAGCCAATCAGGATATTACGCAGTTGCTGATTAACACGCTGAATTTCGACGATAATGTGAACGTCCGGCTGGCAGCCTGTCAGGCGCTGATGCGTTTGCCCGACGAACCCGGTGTTCGCGAAGCCCTGATTCAGTCGCTGAAAATCCAGACGGACCCTTACGTTCAGATTATGCTTATCGAAGCGCTGGTGTCTATCCAGGAAAAACGGGCGGTCAACGAAATGCAGCGTCTGGCCCGCGATCGTGACCTGCTGGAAGCCGTTCGCCAGAAGGCCGAAGAAGGCATGAATCGACTGAACCAGAGCGCCCGACCGTCTGCGTCCTGA